In Diachasmimorpha longicaudata isolate KC_UGA_2023 chromosome 7, iyDiaLong2, whole genome shotgun sequence, the following proteins share a genomic window:
- the LOC135164882 gene encoding zinc finger protein 70-like, with translation MEVESVLICRACMKADGIFLSMYEDEDKKLTEKLAELTSIEIERNDGLPTVLCPKCAYRTDAFYDFKQQVQDSQEKLRKMFSLETDRPSPSEKNPSPWRDSPLPLKPMDMLTSMATCSPQQIDRIVINTTYSPPEEPPEDTQGELKFIPDPNDLEPVEPFDELFIQAPSDFSIDDKDLIHKEEIPSDLQDILDSEDVGYTLLYIPSDEVELDLRGDNEIDNATNEIIEAGICDSLIPQAIPPQLSHQSDSPTPMTFDNSDSDDCLDQPSALLGSLNDTVVRVKELKTDAGKTIYQCSLCMENYDQLTNILFHIVDNHIPTTGPFFCVVCEKDCESQKELRNHVKVHTGSNPYTCFLCEKAYSTKRYLKRHMVCHADYLKYRCPKCGLRFQIKSDLEVHATTHLHGAPFACSQCPRIFNHKGNYKRHLISHLDPQGVRLPKYPCHMCGKRFLNNRTLQTHIRVHTGEKPFTCQICNRSFSQQGNLLNHMRIHSNPRSYSCEVCGKRFNQRATLRDHALLHTGEKPYICNVCGVAFTFSAALRRHMWIHAGDKPFGCNFCESRFVGRYDLNRHMKIHSDKPRQKRRRKDQIPQEDVVDSLGNDPFIADPIIPAVETAFEEQVLINDDTGHIGPREAEKENVDALFNLIPYS, from the exons ATGGAAGTGGAAAGTGTATTGATATGTCGGGCATGCATGAAAGCTGATGGGATTTTCTTGTCTATGTACGAGGATGAGGACAAGAAACTAACGGAGAAATTGGCTGAACTTACAAGTATTGAG ATTGAAAGAAACGACGGGTTACCAACGGTCCTTTGTCCAAAATGTGCCTACCGAACAGACGCATTCTACGATTTCAAGCAGCAGGTCCAAGACTCCCAGGAGAAGCTTCGAAAGATGTTCTCACTGGAGACAGATCGGCCATCCCCCagcgaaaaaaatccctcaccATGGAGAGACTCACCACTACCTCTGAAACCGATGGACATGCTCACGTCAATGGCCACGTGTTCTCCTCAACAAATCGACAGAATCGTCATCAACACAACTTACTCACCCCCCGAGGAGCCACCAGAAGACACTCAAGGAGAACTGAAATTTATTCCTGATCCGAACGACCTAGAGCCCGTGGAACCCTTCGACGAACTCTTCATCCAAGCTCCATCGGACTTCTCCATCGACGATAAAGATCTGATTCACAAAGAGGAGATCCCCAGTGATCTCCAGGACATCCTAGACTCTGAGGACGTCGGGTATACGCTCCTCTACATTCCCTCGGACGAAGTGGAATTGGATCTTCGAGGAGACAATGAGATTGACAATGCAACAAACGAGATCATCGAAGCTGGAATTTGTGATTCGTTGATTCCCCAGGCGATACCCCCTCAGCTCTCCCATCAATCTGACTCTCCAACACCCATGACTTTCGACAATTCCGACTCAGACGACTGTTTGGATCAACCCTCAGCCCTGTTGGGCAGCCTAAACGACACTGTCGTCCGAGTAAAAGAACTGAAGACTGACGCAGGAAAGACCATCTACCAGTGCAGCCTCTGCATGGAGAACTACGATCAATTGACGAATATTCTGTTTCACATTGTGGATAATCACATTCCCACGACAGGACCGTTCTTCTGTGTGGTGTGTGAAAAGGACTGCGAGTCCCAAAAGGAGCTGCGAAATCACGTTAAGGTACACACAGGCTCTAATCCCTACACCTGCTTCCTCTGCGAGAAAGCGTACTCCACCAAGAGGTATCTGAAACGTCATATGGTGTGTCATGCAGATTATCTGAAGTACAGGTGTCCAAAGTGCGGATTAAGATTTCAAATAAAGTCTGATTTGGAGGTTCACGCTACGACACATCTCCACGGAGCCCCATTTGCCTGCAGCCAGTGCCCGAGGATTTTCAATCATAAGGGCAACTACAAGAGGCATTTGATATCACATTTAGATCCTCAGGGGGTACGACTGCCCAAGTATCCTTGCCACATGTGTGGCAAACGATTTTTGAATAATAGAACATTGCAAACACACATCAGGGTGCACACTGGGGAAAAGCCGTTCACTTGTCAAATTTGTAACAGATCATTTTCTCAACAAGGAAATTTGTTGAATCACATGAGAATTCACTCCAATCCGAGGAGCTATTCCTGCGAAGTCTGTGGGAAGAGATTCAATCAGAGGGCGACCCTGAGGGATCATGCCCTTCTTCATACCGGGGAAAAACCATACATTTGTAATGTTTGTGGTGTGGCGTTCACTTTTTCGGCGGCTTTGCGACGACATATGTGGATACATGCTGGGGACAAACCGTTTGGATGTAACTTCTGCGAGTCGAGATTTGTGGGGAGATATGATTTGAATCGTCATATGAAGATTCACAGTGATAAGCCGAGGCAGAAGAGACGGAGAAAGGATCAAATTCCGCAGGAAGATGTGGTGGATTCATTGGGGAATGATCCATTTATTGCCGACCCGATTATTCCTGCTGTGGAGACTGCCTTTGAGGAGCAAGTCCTCATCAATGATGACACTGGACACATTGGTCCGAGGGAGGCTGAGAAGGAAAATGTCGATGCTCTGTTCAATCTTATTCCATACAGTTGA